AGAATTGTATTTGGAAGAGGCACTTATTCGCGCATGGGTTACCAACCTAGCCAGGCTGCTCATGCTGAGCCATTGGGATTCTTTAAGCCTTGACTTGACCAAAGTTTGAGATCAGCCAGCTACGAGGAAGCGGACGAGCACTGATGGGTCCAGTGGCCTTTTCCCTTTGGTAAATCTCCGTAATGTCAAACTGACCACGCTTGTGTTATTTTGGAGAGGGAGGGAGACCAGCGAGAGGGACGATGGCAGAGAATTCTTGTCCCCTGAACAGCTGCCAGTGAGGTGGCCTGTCCCCACAGGGAGCCCTGATAGGAATCTGAGTACACTTAGCCAGACTCTAATGAACCCTAAGTAGTGTTGTGcttcccccacccccctcctgcCTTGGGCACTAATCGCACTCTTACAGCAAGCTCTGTGCGCCGTGATCTCTTTACAGGACAATTACAACCATCTCAGTGTCAATTATGATGTTTCCTGCAAATAATGGCCAGCGTGGGGAACACTTTCTGATACCCAAGACTGAAAACAAGAACAGATTTAACTGGGGATTAGTTATTGCGATTATGATTAGGGTTATTGCAGTGATGGTGatagtgatgatgatgattgGTTAGTTGGTTTTAATCAATACAAAGTGTCTCTTCCCTGCTATATGGCATCGACGAGTACCCTGtaggatcctgattctccttggatacagaGCTGCTTCGTAATTGCTCTGTCGAACACGTTTGAATCTGCAGACTggcagacaaatgtttcagtgCTGTTGTGTCTTCTTTGCAGTACATGGGTTGCATCGAGGTGGTGAAATCCATGAGATCCCTGGACTTCAACACTCGGACCCAGGTGACAAGGTGAGCAGGCCACAGAACACGGCGTGACAGCGCACACCTTGAAACGCATCGCGGGAGAGCCAAGCCTACTTTTAAAGTGCATTCTCCTGCCTCTAATTCTCACCAGCAACACCTAGATCCCTTTTAATGAAGCACTAACCAGGTTCAATGCTACAGCACTAAACTCCTACTGCTTTCTGGTATGAAATCACTTCCTGTAGTCTCCAATGGTCCAGCCTAGCGGGCGGTGCCCACAAACAGAGCTTGATGATTGATGGATGAGTGTTCTGTGGAGTCTAACCTATATTAATACACTAGTCTTTTCCTGGCTAAACACCGTTTCCGTTACAAACCTCTCCCAGCTTTCTCTTACAGTAATTGGGTTTCTTCTTGAACACAACAGAGCGCTTCAGCCTGGTCAATGGCATAATCACACACCAGGAACCGCCTGTTAATGTGGTCAATGCAGCCTATTAGCCCATCGATAGCTGAATAAACTAGCTTTGCAATAATGCTGACTGGCAATCGCTTTGAATTAGTGGAGCGATGAAGTCCAGTGTTGTAAAGCCGGGTTtattcactgtactgtacacagcactgcactgcgaAGCTTGCAAAACCTTTCTTTTACATTCTAGCATTTAAAAAGGAATGTGGTCTATACTGATTCATGCACACAGTGTAGGATGTATTTATGTATCTACAATTTATTGCAATATACGATATACTCTgtgtttcatttcttacctgttaaaTATCTTATTGTTGTGTTCTGTGCGATTCTCTGTTGCGGTTTCTGTTTGCAATGCTTACTAACCTTTCCACCaaacattgcttctgaaaagactcctcaaggcaGATATGTGTGGCGCAGCGAGGAGGGAAAGAATATTAGCGTCGCACATGAATCATTACCGGTTGGGTTATGCGCACAGTGCAGCTTTTGCTGGGATAGTCAGTAAGGATACGAACTGCAAATGGGTCGAGAACACTGACAGCACAACAGGCTACTACACAAGCAGGAAATGAAAAGTATTTCTTTATCTCACTGTGCACGGGCACTGGAACTgcacaggaaaacaaaaacaaacctcacaaacagccctccctccctcccagagcTGGTGTGGAAAGTGAAGGATCACAGCGATCAATAAGAGTAATGTGAGCTGCAATGTGAGAGCTAAGTGCACTGCAATGTGTTATTGATGCTGCTCCCTAATGACATTGGAGTAGAGCAGAGAGGCAGATGGACCCAGGCTGggaaatcacagaaacaaaacagagcaGGTTAACCCTTCGTGGGCCGCGGAGTCAGGAACACACCCTAGCAGCTCTCCCGATCCCATTAGAAGTGCCCTTCAGCCCTCGGACTGGATGTCTATGGCATCTGTATCCAATTGCAGTAGAAGGAGCTTGCTGGTGCGTACTGCAGGCAGAGTGCATCACCTGCACCCACCAGGCATACAGCAACCACTCATACAGCAACCACTAATGCAGCAGCCACTCATACAGCAGCCACTCATACAGCAGCCACTCATACAGCAGCCACTCATACCGCAGCCACTCATACAGCAGCCACTCATACAGCAACCACTCATGCAGCAGCCACTCATACAGCAGCCACTCATGCAGCAGCCACTCATACAGCAGCCACTCATTCGTGTCAATTTAAAGAGTTGGAAGAACAGAACTTGATGCTTGGAGCTTGACCCGTTCAAGACCCCGAATTCCTCACCTAGAGGCACACTGCATGCATACAGTTCATGACCGAGCATCATGAAAAACCTAACAAGCAGTAAATAGGTTTCGCGGTTATCTGTGTGCAGTTTGATCGTAATCACTTAGCTGAGACTGtgaccaagaaaaacaaaatgtgcgGTTTTGTATGAGGATTATTGTTATCAATGCCTTTTTACATGAACGCTTTTTTTCTCACATGAGATAAGGTTGTATGCAAGGAATAAGTAAATAAGTTAaggatgttatttaaaaaatgtagctaGGTATTAATAATCATAACTAGCTAGCTAGCTGCACAGTGATGTCTCATTAAAATTACAGCATGACCTTTGAACTGAAACGGAACTACAGCACAGGCAGTGATTccataccaggaagcagcagcagcagcaactatTGATTCTGTAGCTGTTGAACCCGAAGCGCCTGCACTGCGCTGCGCTTTGCAGGACCATGCCAAGCCTTCTATTACAGCAGTACAGCTTTCTGCTGGTGTAACTGAACTTGTTTGGATGTGTTGTGATTGAGGCGAGCGCAGCTCAATTcgtttgacacacacacacacacacacacgttacttCTGTGTTTGATTCCAGGGAGGCGATTAACAGATTATATGAAGCAGTGCCTGGCGTGAAAGGAGTGTGGAAGAAGAAGGTAAGGAGGTGCCCGCGGGGTGCAATCTTAAAGCTGCCATGTGTGATTAGCATGCATTGAGGACCCAGGCAACAAGCAAAACCGACTGCACCAGCAGCGGAAGATGAACTATCTCTGTATGCGGACATTGCAAATCGTTTATAGCGAGGTCACATCTCCTGATCTGTAACTAACAGCTGAAATGTCGAGACGCTGAAATAACAGTTCTagtgatttcactttttttttttttttatattaagtcagccctgtggtttgtttattgattAACTTCTTttaagcactgagctgcactccTACCTATAAAAACCAGGCAATCGTAACATATCCCTTataaaatgttctatttttttgcacagtgtttgCAGTCctaccatgcttttcccagggCTGCAGCATGCATGTACCATATTGTAGCCTGGTTCTTTACCTCGctggtctttgcaatgcttacctctgctttaccatgctttaccatacctcgctggtctttgcaatgcttacctctgctttaccatgctttaccttaccttgctggtctttgcaatgcttacctctgctttaccatacctcgctggtctttgcaatgcttacctctgctttaccatgctttaccacctctgcatgctttacaatgctctctCTGtggtctttgcaatgcttacctctgctttaccatgctttaccttACCTTGCTGGTCTTTGCAATGCTaacctctgctttaccatgctttcaccctgctttgttacactttgctgtgatgTGTGGGATGTACTGCAGTTCTTGAAGAGTCGAGGAACATTCCTTGGTATCGTTTCAGGCCGGTAACAAAGCCCTCCTGCAGATCATGGGGAAGAGTAACCTGCGCTTTGCCGGGATGACCATCGCGGTGAACATTTCCATCGACGGGCTGAACCTGACGATGCCAACGACGCGGCAGGTAACCGTCTCTGTGCCGCACTCGATATAATCAAGCGATTCACACTGCCGGAACTTACAATGGCAATGAAACGCTACCCAGGTGAATCCTGCAACGCTGGTCACTGCTGTGCCCTTTGCATGCTTACTGGAGAACACAAGCTGGAGGAATACTGCTGGAGTAACAAACCACAGTCCTCTATAAataatacagaataataataataataataataatgttccgGTGTCACAGGTCATCGCCAATCATCCCATGCAGTCCATCTCGTTTGCGTCGGGGGGAGACACGGTAAGACAGACCTGTATTTCGATtgggggtgtgctgatactctgTAAATGTTTCTTAGTATTTTAAAAGCCAGTTGGAAGGGAATTTTCTTCTCCTCCGGGGCAGTGCACAGGTAGAAACGTCAGCGGCCCAGAGGAGAGGAAACTAATCTTCCAGTGGGCTTTCAGAACACTCGCAGGTTAATTACTATTGAGTGGCACCCCGttgtaaaggcgagggaaggacGGGCTTTCCTTGGTTTGAAATCAGCACGTTCGTGAATGGATTTATTTACCAGTGTGAGTATCCGCGCACCCCTCCTATTCATTCACACTACAACCCTGTGCAGTAGAGTCCCAACTCACAGATATGATCCTCCTAACGCGTGTGTCTCCTTTAGGACACTCCAGACTACGTGGCTTACGTGGCTAAGGACCCCGTCAACCAAAGAGGTGAGGACCGCTCGTTCAGAGCCGTTAAGTTAACGTGTGTCTCCAGCATGCAGTGCCACCAGTGTGTATTCAGACCTACAGGATACGATATCCGCTGTTTGATATTCGACATACGGTTTGAAGAAAAtgattttaacaagaaaaaatgaCGTTGATGGATTCGTGCAATCAAAATGGAATAACATAACGGtcgacttttttgttttttccccgaTAAGCAGGATGTCCCCCTTATAAACGTTTCCCATAGTAaaggcacagcaaagtgtaataaagcgtggtaaagcataggtaagcactgcaAAGCTGCACTGCCATGTCCCTATATCTGAACCCAGaaatgggaataagactcctgttgcacagcagtagattcacccatcccaggttttactgcaagcctGATTTGCCACAGTATaggtaacaggctcaggtgtgtcttattaaactcgtagtgaaaccaggaatggataaaacAGCTGTGGGGTCTTATTGCCCTCCCTGGAGCCGCTGTGCTATCATGGCAGTGGTATCTATGTGAGAGTTGGATTGATAAAACCAGGGTGAGGAGGGTATTGATCTCTTATGAAtcttatttgaatgtgtttcCACTAGCTTGCCACATACTGGAGTGCTGTGATGGTTTGGCTCAGAGTATCATCAGTACGATAGGACAGGCCTTTGAGCTGCAGTTCAAACAGTACCTCCATAGCCCTCCCAAAGCCATCTCAGCACCGGACCGGTAAGAAGCTTCTCCTGTTCTCCCAGAACCACATGCCGGTGCTCACAGAACACAGGCAGGGATGCCATGCCTCTTGGATCAGGGGGATCAGCAGAACATTTTGGGGTGCAGTTATCTATTCAGCACGGCAAGGGGTACTGGGTGGGGTACCGTGAGTCCCCAAACGTCCCATCCCCAGCCTGCATTTATCTGTCCGGTTGCATGCTGGAACTTTTGGAAACTTTTTATCATGAATGTTAGGATTGCCTTAGAATTCACAACTGATATTACATATTCAATAATCCTTCTGCATCGTGACACTGAAAATATTGAAACGGCATCTTTCTCTGCGGCTTCTTAAAACAAACCCTGCTgtgaaattttaaataaatacccacACATagtaagactcccactgcattgCGGCTTCAGCCATAacttattattttatgtttttacctgtgcttgttacctctACACTGGAACCACACAAGCACAtattaaaagctggaatggatgaaaccgctatgcaataagagtcttatttccatccctgacacACCACCTTCATTAATACTGTATAATTTGTTACAATGTGTATAACGTGTTTGTTCTTGTATCGTCTCCCCCAGAATTATAGGGGTGGAGGAGTCGGCGTGGGGAGACGACGAAGACTCTTCCGAGCACGATTACTACAACAGCATCCCAGGAAAGGAGCCTCCTCTGGGGGGGCTGGTGGACTCCAGGCTCAGGCATGGCACGGCCCTGCTAGGCCACGTTCACGCCCAGCCGTGCCGCGGCAACAGAACCCCGCAGGTGAGCGAGACGCAACGTGGTGCTTGCAAAGCCGTCGGACGTTTCTGCGCAGGCTTAAAGCGTGTTTGTGTGGCTCTGCGTTGCAGTTCAGCTCGCCTGTCAGAAGAGGAGGGGGGCAGAACTCCGGACCCCCCTGCTACGAGACACACTGGGAGACAGACAGTCAGAGCAGCTCCGGTAAGAACAGCAGCCTGGGGCAGCACTGCACCACAAGCAGGCACAGCGCTGCCCTCACTGGGGGTCAGGTACTTCGCTTCATGcacacaagcttcctccctccTTGAACTTAGCTAAACACAACCAGAACAGTGTAGCGAATTATTCCAGAGTTATCGGTTTATCAACTGCTTTTGTTCTTCATTAAGAGTTTCAAGTGATGAGTAAGCTGTTGGATGCTGATCCTCCTCGGACAGAGATCTCTGTGCCGTGTCTGAATCCTCTGTATATACTCAACCCTTGCTGCAGGGTATCCTGCACAAGAAAGACGTGATCAGAAATCCCTTGGTGCACATTTTAAACGATACTGATCTGTTGCTTTTCAACACCTTCATGTGCACGGCAGTTCAGCTGCTTCCAGTTTCCTGCCCGGGCCTGACCAGCGACGGTTACCTGTGTGCAGACGGGCACCCTCCTGGTTGCCGTGACTATGAGGAGCACCTGTATGTGAACACGCAGTGTCTGGAGAACTGGGAGCCGGGGAGTGAGGGGGCGCAGGAGAGCCCCAAGAAAGACCTCTTTGACATGAGTGAGTGTGCTGCATTGTGGGGAGCATTCGGTGTTAGTGGGCATAATGGGGACAGCCAGAAACGAAAGGGAACCACAGTATCTGCAGTAATTGTATCACACCATTGGGTCTTGCTGCCATCGTGCATTCATTGAAAATTAAATCCACAGCACCCCCTTGTGGCTTGAAGATATATTGCAGAAAAATATTAATCAACTCTGCCACCTAGTGGTAAAACCATGTCATGCACGTGAATACAATCAGCACTAAGGtagtggtggggggtgggggcaattaatttatttatagattatatatgggctatttattttctgtgttttccgACGACTTTTCTGTTCTTTAAAAATTTAAGTGATACCCATTAAGCCATAGTAAATTAACTCAATTAAAGCTGCCTGCCAGCGCTCTCACCAGACTAACGGCTGCCGTTCACCCCGCCCCTCAGGACCCTTCGAGGACGCGCTGAAGCTGCACGAAGCTGTGGgggacagcccctctctgcaGGATGCGTGGCCCAGCCCGCCACGCCGGCGCGCTCCCGTCGCTCCCACGGAGGAGCAGCTGCGCCACGAGCCCTGGTACCACGGCCGCATGAGCCGACGTGACGCCGAGAAGCTGCTGGCCATGGACGGGGACTTCCTGGTGCGGGACAGCGTGACGAACCCGGGGCAGTACGTGCTGACCGGCATGCACAGCGGGCTCCCCAAACACCTGCTGCTGGTGGACCCCGAGGGCGTGGTGAGTCCATGAGCCTGTGTACAATCTGCCAGCATTGCCTGGGATGGGTTTATTCTCCTGTGGCATTTAGGCGACTGTCGTTGCTCTGCTAATCCA
This Polyodon spathula isolate WHYD16114869_AA chromosome 27, ASM1765450v1, whole genome shotgun sequence DNA region includes the following protein-coding sequences:
- the shc2 gene encoding SHC-transforming protein 2, yielding MLLKPKYGRFRNDSVTSSDDLMHSLAMSGKVVATPVPSAPPSARPPPPPGGRGCPLLCPHGGDLGGVATPPCPPAEPPCPESEQDVATTFCMLIPRIPQWKFSNASSFLSRSPSSSSSSSSKDLGGKMGGPGANDAATGPVASLAAVLNSCDPICVTPCSLQAMHRLRGGGAGAGGPSGSAGSPGAQALDLGISGVSGASVATGVPGSSRRGRAAGMRLASEGVTQKGSFINKPTQGWLHPDKKIMGPGAAYIVRYMGCIEVVKSMRSLDFNTRTQVTREAINRLYEAVPGVKGVWKKKAGNKALLQIMGKSNLRFAGMTIAVNISIDGLNLTMPTTRQVIANHPMQSISFASGGDTDTPDYVAYVAKDPVNQRACHILECCDGLAQSIISTIGQAFELQFKQYLHSPPKAISAPDRIIGVEESAWGDDEDSSEHDYYNSIPGKEPPLGGLVDSRLRHGTALLGHVHAQPCRGNRTPQFSSPVRRGGGQNSGPPCYETHWETDSQSSSVQLLPVSCPGLTSDGYLCADGHPPGCRDYEEHLYVNTQCLENWEPGSEGAQESPKKDLFDMRPFEDALKLHEAVGDSPSLQDAWPSPPRRRAPVAPTEEQLRHEPWYHGRMSRRDAEKLLAMDGDFLVRDSVTNPGQYVLTGMHSGLPKHLLLVDPEGVVRTKDLLFDSISHLISYHLQDGLPIVAAESELHLKQVVQRKQ